A single genomic interval of candidate division WOR-3 bacterium harbors:
- the lipA gene encoding lipoyl synthase: MRLALSKERFTHHRLEATLPAEMRKPDWLRTRLATGPEFEKLNQRLRRLELKTVCTQARCPNLADCWGRGTATFMILGNVCTRRCRFCSVATGNPHGAVDRTEPQRVAAAVAELGLRYVVLTSVNRDDLEDCGAGAFALTINACRTCPTGRIGPTCEPPGIEVLTPDFGGREALIHQVVEAGPDVFGHNIETVERLSPVVRDARASYRRSLGVLALAKKLAPAKMVKSGLMVGLGETDAEVEQAMRDLLTAGCDIITIGQYLQPNHRCLPVRRYVEPARFSEWQEQALALGFSSAYCGPLVRSSFHAEEVLRGTGLNHLGFKFPERP, translated from the coding sequence TCCCGCCGAGATGAGAAAACCGGACTGGCTCAGAACAAGGCTCGCGACCGGGCCCGAATTCGAGAAACTGAACCAGCGGCTGCGGCGCTTGGAGCTGAAAACAGTCTGCACGCAGGCCCGGTGTCCGAATCTCGCCGACTGCTGGGGTCGTGGAACCGCGACGTTCATGATTCTCGGCAATGTCTGCACCCGACGCTGCCGGTTCTGCTCGGTCGCGACCGGGAATCCACACGGCGCAGTTGACAGGACCGAGCCCCAGCGAGTGGCCGCGGCGGTAGCCGAACTTGGCCTACGCTACGTAGTCCTCACATCGGTAAACCGGGACGACCTTGAAGACTGTGGTGCGGGCGCATTCGCACTGACCATCAACGCCTGTCGGACTTGTCCAACAGGTCGAATCGGACCAACGTGTGAGCCTCCCGGCATCGAGGTGCTCACACCGGACTTTGGCGGCCGGGAGGCGCTGATTCATCAGGTGGTCGAGGCCGGGCCGGACGTGTTCGGACACAATATCGAGACAGTCGAACGGCTGAGTCCGGTGGTACGCGACGCCCGGGCATCGTACCGGCGTTCGCTTGGAGTGTTGGCGCTGGCGAAAAAGCTGGCACCAGCGAAGATGGTGAAGAGCGGGTTGATGGTCGGGCTGGGCGAGACTGACGCCGAAGTTGAGCAGGCGATGCGTGACCTGCTTACGGCCGGGTGCGACATCATTACCATTGGCCAGTACCTTCAGCCAAACCACCGATGCCTGCCAGTCCGGCGCTATGTCGAGCCGGCGCGATTCTCCGAATGGCAGGAGCAGGCGCTGGCGCTTGGTTTCAGTTCGGCGTACTGCGGTCCTTTGGTACGAAGCTCATTTCACGCGGAAGAAGTTTTGCGTGGGACGGGGCTAAACCATCTCGGCTTCAAGTTTCCAGAAAGACCGTGA
- a CDS encoding MFS transporter: MSSLTEQQIARGLRVSVIEGSFATLYATLAGGMFLTGLALYLGANSFHIALITAIPALVTGFGFSAGYLVRRVGSRKKLVIVTAGIGRAVYAVLVPFLLLRMRVGLGLFFAVVAVSSILMTMAGTIWTSWMSDFVPEDRRGRFFGTRNAILGIIGVTAAYAAGRGMDGLKAAGLEPLGYGIAFGLAVVFGLGSTIGLFQQPEPKLEPRPASGLRELLFGPLREPQFRRLTVFLAVWFLTGTLASPFYIVHLLKNLRFPFAAIGVYSILGGMTGMVFQLVWGRLIDRFGARPVTVLNFGVVGVMPLLWLFATPSFRLPIWLDGLCNGIIWSGASLGLWNLLLELADNPARKESYFAIYTVVTGLCAFLASLLSGVIAQSLHGFRVVVFGQEFVNYDVLFLAAGVARFACLPLLVRVQEPGSQSVPHTARVLSTWALWRINSGKDALLEALGLRNRE, encoded by the coding sequence GTGAGCAGTCTGACCGAGCAGCAGATAGCGCGCGGGCTTCGGGTGTCGGTCATCGAGGGTTCATTTGCAACACTCTATGCAACTCTGGCTGGTGGGATGTTTCTCACCGGCCTTGCACTCTACCTTGGGGCAAATTCGTTCCACATCGCGCTGATTACTGCAATTCCAGCGCTCGTGACCGGGTTCGGTTTTTCGGCCGGGTATCTCGTGCGCCGGGTCGGCTCGCGCAAGAAACTTGTTATCGTCACTGCGGGAATCGGCCGGGCGGTCTATGCGGTACTCGTGCCGTTCCTCTTGCTGCGGATGCGCGTCGGGCTCGGACTCTTCTTCGCAGTCGTCGCGGTTTCGAGCATCCTAATGACAATGGCCGGTACAATCTGGACTTCATGGATGAGCGACTTTGTTCCGGAAGACCGGAGGGGCCGGTTCTTTGGTACGCGGAACGCGATTCTCGGTATCATCGGTGTCACGGCTGCCTATGCGGCGGGCCGTGGCATGGACGGACTTAAGGCTGCCGGACTCGAGCCGCTCGGATACGGCATCGCCTTTGGACTGGCGGTGGTGTTCGGACTGGGCTCGACCATCGGTCTGTTCCAGCAACCTGAGCCGAAGCTTGAGCCCAGGCCGGCTTCGGGTCTGCGTGAGCTTCTGTTCGGCCCGCTGCGCGAGCCGCAGTTCCGTCGGCTCACTGTCTTCCTCGCAGTTTGGTTTCTCACCGGCACGCTTGCCTCGCCGTTCTACATCGTGCACTTGCTGAAAAACCTGCGCTTTCCCTTCGCAGCCATCGGCGTGTATTCGATTCTCGGTGGTATGACCGGAATGGTATTTCAGCTCGTCTGGGGTCGGCTCATTGACCGTTTCGGCGCACGGCCGGTAACGGTGCTCAACTTCGGGGTAGTCGGTGTGATGCCCCTGCTCTGGCTGTTTGCGACTCCGAGTTTCCGGCTGCCGATATGGCTGGACGGGCTGTGTAACGGCATCATCTGGTCCGGCGCGAGTCTCGGACTGTGGAATCTGCTACTGGAACTTGCGGACAATCCGGCCCGCAAGGAGAGCTATTTCGCTATCTACACGGTCGTAACTGGACTGTGCGCGTTCCTGGCGTCGCTTCTGTCCGGAGTCATTGCCCAGTCTCTACACGGTTTCCGGGTTGTGGTGTTCGGACAGGAGTTTGTGAACTACGATGTGCTCTTTCTCGCCGCCGGGGTGGCGCGGTTTGCTTGCCTGCCCCTACTGGTACGGGTCCAAGAGCCGGGCAGTCAGTCGGTCCCGCATACTGCCCGTGTGCTCTCAACTTGGGCGCTCTGGCGTATCAACTCGGGCAAGGATGCGCTCCTCGAAGCACTCGGGCTTCGAAATCGCGAGTGA